In a single window of the Paenibacillus sp. MMS20-IR301 genome:
- a CDS encoding DegV family protein — MNRTVIVTDSTSDIPPALAAKYGIEVVPLTLMFGEEAFRDNVDMTPEQFYERLPRSQQLPTTSQPSPVEYMNVYRSIQERYQGSPILSFHISSGLSGTYQSAVLAKSMLEEEGEAITVVDSLSASYGFGFMVVEAARLAEQGKAPGQILEEVERLRRSRKLYFLVDTLEYLQKGGRIGKASAILGTLLNIKPILSIDAEGIIYAVEKVRGRKKAVARMIELFKSDLPGVDKINVAVGHTAEPASGEEFLKELAGHFTLEEKVLTNIGPVVGSHVGNGTLAVFIWPA; from the coding sequence ATGAATCGTACCGTAATCGTTACCGACAGCACATCCGATATCCCGCCTGCCCTGGCGGCCAAGTACGGCATTGAAGTTGTTCCGCTCACTTTAATGTTCGGCGAAGAGGCATTCCGGGATAATGTGGATATGACGCCGGAGCAGTTCTATGAACGTCTTCCCCGCTCGCAGCAGCTGCCGACCACCTCACAGCCGTCACCGGTCGAATATATGAATGTGTACCGCAGCATTCAGGAACGTTACCAGGGCAGTCCTATACTGTCCTTCCATATCTCCTCAGGACTCAGCGGTACGTACCAGTCTGCGGTTCTGGCCAAATCCATGCTGGAAGAGGAAGGGGAAGCTATCACCGTGGTTGATTCCCTGTCCGCTTCCTACGGATTCGGATTTATGGTCGTAGAAGCTGCCAGACTTGCAGAGCAGGGTAAAGCACCTGGGCAAATCCTGGAGGAGGTAGAACGTCTGCGCCGGTCGCGCAAGCTGTACTTCCTTGTGGATACCTTGGAGTATCTGCAAAAAGGCGGCAGGATCGGCAAAGCGTCAGCCATCCTGGGCACGCTGCTCAATATTAAGCCGATCCTCTCGATTGATGCGGAAGGCATTATCTACGCAGTCGAGAAGGTCAGAGGCCGCAAGAAGGCAGTTGCCCGCATGATCGAGCTGTTCAAGAGCGATCTGCCGGGTGTGGACAAAATCAATGTGGCCGTGGGTCATACGGCTGAACCGGCTTCCGGGGAAGAATTCCTGAAGGAATTAGCCGGGCATTTCACCTTGGAAGAGAAGGTGCTGACCAACATCGGCCCTGTTGTAGGCAGCCATGTCGGCAACGGTACCTTAGCCGTATTCATCTGGCCCGCCTAA
- a CDS encoding DAK2 domain-containing protein: MSKRSINGTDFTAMVLAGAEKLQQHAEHVNSLNVFPVPDGDTGTNMNLTMTAGANELKKNNTASVGQCAGVLSKGLLMGARGNSGVILSQLFRGLGRYAAQYEELNTQQFAAALQTGVDTAYKAVVKPVEGTILTVAKEAARHAVYYARRTTDVTELMTEVLSKAKEALANTPELLPVLKQVGVVDSGGQGLVYIYEGFHQYLTGGITAEPASVQGQAPAPAAAIPVLTKHEPVPSSVQSSAQSQLHTEDIEFLYDMEFFINRQLGGAVKSDFDEDVFRKALSVNGDSIIVISDDETIKVHVHSKTPGEVLNLALVHGEITQIHILNMREQHRDLLTAGMDIAPMPDVFADIPEEKSSVQAPAVPPADDLAPYGFIAVSSGDGISDIFRSLGVDAILAGGQTMNPSTEDFVNAISSISAKHIYILPNNSNIVLAAQQAKDLLENEREITVIPSKSIPQGISAAFAFQEEDDAQVNTSNMLEAIAQVKSGQVTNAVRDTVLENLEIKSGQYIGISNSTIVAAADELLEVSKQLLGSMLVNGDEIVTVLTGADTEADITDALGSWLEETYPQVEVEVHAGGQPLYYYLFSVEP, translated from the coding sequence TTGAGTAAGCGTTCTATAAATGGAACAGATTTTACCGCAATGGTACTTGCCGGTGCGGAAAAACTGCAGCAGCATGCAGAGCATGTCAATTCCTTAAATGTATTTCCGGTGCCGGATGGCGATACGGGAACGAACATGAATTTGACGATGACCGCAGGCGCTAACGAATTGAAGAAAAATAATACTGCCTCTGTCGGTCAATGTGCAGGAGTACTTTCCAAGGGACTCCTGATGGGCGCACGCGGGAACTCCGGCGTTATTTTGTCGCAGCTGTTCAGAGGTCTTGGACGTTATGCAGCCCAATATGAGGAATTAAACACGCAGCAGTTCGCTGCAGCCCTGCAGACCGGTGTGGATACCGCTTATAAGGCAGTGGTCAAACCGGTAGAGGGTACTATTCTTACGGTAGCTAAGGAAGCTGCCAGACATGCAGTGTATTATGCGCGCCGTACTACTGATGTTACCGAACTGATGACTGAAGTATTGTCCAAAGCCAAAGAAGCATTAGCGAATACTCCGGAGCTTCTGCCTGTGCTGAAGCAGGTTGGTGTTGTGGATTCCGGCGGCCAGGGTCTCGTCTACATCTATGAAGGCTTCCATCAGTATCTGACTGGCGGAATTACGGCTGAACCTGCCTCTGTGCAGGGACAAGCTCCTGCGCCTGCGGCTGCAATACCCGTGCTGACCAAGCATGAGCCAGTGCCTTCATCTGTGCAGTCCTCCGCACAATCCCAGCTTCATACGGAAGACATTGAATTTTTATATGATATGGAATTTTTCATCAACCGCCAGCTGGGCGGAGCCGTGAAATCTGATTTCGATGAGGATGTTTTTCGGAAAGCGTTGTCAGTTAACGGTGACTCGATTATCGTCATTTCGGATGACGAGACAATCAAGGTCCATGTGCACTCGAAGACTCCCGGCGAGGTGCTGAATCTGGCACTGGTGCACGGTGAGATTACGCAGATTCATATCCTTAACATGCGCGAGCAGCACCGTGATCTGCTGACTGCAGGGATGGATATCGCGCCAATGCCGGATGTCTTCGCGGATATTCCGGAAGAGAAATCCAGTGTACAGGCACCTGCAGTTCCGCCTGCGGATGATCTGGCCCCTTACGGCTTTATTGCAGTATCTTCGGGCGACGGGATCTCTGATATTTTCCGCAGCCTTGGGGTGGATGCCATTCTGGCCGGCGGACAGACGATGAATCCAAGCACAGAGGATTTCGTTAATGCGATTTCTTCAATCTCAGCAAAGCATATTTACATTCTGCCGAATAACTCCAATATCGTGCTGGCTGCACAGCAAGCCAAGGACCTGCTGGAGAATGAGCGTGAAATTACTGTAATCCCGAGCAAGAGCATTCCGCAGGGGATTTCTGCTGCCTTCGCTTTCCAGGAAGAAGACGATGCCCAGGTTAACACCAGCAACATGCTGGAGGCGATCGCCCAGGTGAAATCAGGACAAGTCACCAACGCTGTACGTGATACGGTGCTTGAGAACCTTGAGATCAAGTCCGGACAGTATATCGGCATCTCCAATTCCACAATCGTTGCTGCGGCGGATGAACTGCTGGAAGTGAGCAAGCAGCTGCTTGGCAGCATGCTGGTGAACGGCGATGAGATCGTTACCGTACTGACAGGTGCTGACACCGAAGCTGATATTACGGATGCCCTCGGAAGCTGGCTGGAAGAGACCTATCCGCAGGTTGAGGTTGAAGTACATGCAGGCGGACAGCCGCTGTATTACTATCTTTTCTCCGTGGAGCCATAG
- the rpmB gene encoding 50S ribosomal protein L28: MSRTCTVTGKKPGSGNHVSHANNRNRRSWGVNVQKVRILVNGKPKRVYVSTRALKAGKVERV; this comes from the coding sequence ATGTCCCGCACATGTACAGTAACAGGCAAGAAACCGGGAAGCGGCAACCACGTGTCTCACGCGAACAACCGTAACCGTCGCTCTTGGGGAGTTAACGTTCAGAAGGTCCGTATCCTGGTGAACGGCAAACCGAAACGCGTGTACGTCAGCACCCGTGCTTTGAAAGCCGGCAAAGTTGAACGCGTCTAG
- the spoVM gene encoding stage V sporulation protein SpoVM has protein sequence MKFYTFKLPRFLGGFVKAILNTFQKS, from the coding sequence ATGAAATTTTACACGTTCAAGCTGCCAAGATTTTTGGGAGGTTTTGTTAAAGCGATTTTGAATACTTTTCAGAAGAGCTGA
- the rpe gene encoding ribulose-phosphate 3-epimerase yields MVIVAPSILSADFAALGAEVAEAEASGGDWIHVDVMDGHFVPNITLGPAIVSAVKAHTALPLDVHLMIENPERYIADFAAAGAAVITVHAEACVHLHRVVHQIKELGLKAGVAINPGTPAAAVREVLEDVDLVLVMTVNPGFGGQAFIPATLRKIRQIREWAGEINHKGLHIEVDGGIGEATAPLAAEAGADVLVAGNAVFGRADRAAAILAIRSAAETAVR; encoded by the coding sequence ATGGTTATTGTTGCTCCTTCTATATTATCGGCAGATTTCGCAGCACTTGGCGCAGAAGTAGCCGAAGCCGAAGCCAGCGGTGGAGACTGGATTCACGTAGATGTGATGGACGGCCATTTCGTGCCGAATATTACACTGGGACCGGCCATTGTATCGGCAGTCAAAGCCCATACTGCACTGCCGCTTGATGTTCATTTGATGATTGAGAACCCGGAGCGGTATATCGCTGATTTTGCCGCTGCCGGAGCTGCTGTAATTACTGTTCATGCGGAGGCATGCGTGCATCTGCACCGTGTAGTCCATCAGATTAAGGAGCTCGGCCTGAAGGCGGGGGTAGCGATTAATCCGGGCACTCCGGCAGCAGCGGTGCGTGAAGTGCTGGAGGATGTGGATCTGGTGCTGGTAATGACAGTGAACCCCGGATTTGGCGGACAAGCCTTCATTCCGGCTACCCTGCGCAAAATCCGCCAGATCCGCGAATGGGCGGGGGAAATCAATCATAAGGGCCTGCACATCGAAGTGGACGGAGGCATAGGTGAGGCTACAGCTCCGCTTGCAGCTGAAGCCGGTGCAGACGTGCTGGTGGCAGGTAACGCAGTATTTGGACGGGCAGACCGTGCTGCAGCGATTCTGGCGATCCGCAGTGCTGCTGAGACAGCGGTCCGGTAA
- the rsgA gene encoding ribosome small subunit-dependent GTPase A: protein MPEGIIIKALSGYYYVKPLHDGVIVTEEEAVQCRGRGILKKKGTAPLVGDRIIYMLTENGEGMVDEILPRESELIRPQVANVKLAVLLFSVREPDMNLNLLDKFLVHIEHSGLDTLIVLTKQDLEEDDGQATEAVRAMYEEIGYEVMVTSSLNGLGADALRERLAGIISVFSGQSGVGKSTLLNRLVPGLALETGEISLRLGRGRHTTRHVELMDIGNGGFVADTPGFSQLDFLELGVEELSHCFREFASYADSCKFRGCSHLHEPGCKVIEAVQTGEIAGSRYEHYKTFYNEMKDKKRRY from the coding sequence ATGCCTGAAGGAATCATTATTAAAGCGCTCAGCGGTTATTATTATGTCAAGCCGCTTCATGACGGAGTGATTGTGACAGAAGAAGAGGCGGTACAGTGCAGGGGGCGCGGAATCCTGAAGAAAAAGGGAACGGCTCCCCTGGTCGGTGACCGGATTATCTATATGCTGACCGAGAACGGCGAAGGAATGGTTGATGAAATCCTTCCCCGTGAATCCGAGCTGATCCGTCCGCAGGTAGCAAATGTGAAGCTGGCGGTACTCCTGTTCTCTGTACGTGAACCGGATATGAACCTGAACCTGCTGGATAAGTTCCTGGTTCATATTGAGCATTCCGGCCTGGACACGCTGATAGTATTGACGAAGCAGGATCTGGAGGAGGACGACGGCCAGGCTACTGAGGCAGTCAGAGCTATGTACGAGGAGATTGGTTATGAAGTGATGGTCACAAGCTCACTGAATGGACTCGGTGCTGATGCCCTGCGCGAGCGACTGGCCGGAATCATCAGCGTCTTCTCTGGCCAGTCCGGTGTAGGCAAGTCAACGCTTCTGAACCGGCTGGTGCCGGGCCTTGCGCTGGAGACAGGCGAGATCAGCCTGCGCCTGGGCCGCGGGCGGCATACAACCCGTCATGTAGAGCTGATGGATATCGGGAACGGCGGCTTTGTAGCCGATACACCGGGATTCAGCCAGCTGGATTTCCTGGAGCTTGGGGTGGAGGAATTATCCCATTGCTTCCGGGAATTCGCCTCCTATGCGGACAGCTGCAAATTCCGCGGCTGCAGCCACCTCCACGAGCCGGGCTGCAAGGTCATTGAGGCTGTGCAGACAGGTGAAATTGCCGGCAGCCGTTATGAGCATTACAAGACGTTCTACAACGAAATGAAAGATAAAAAGCGGAGGTACTAA